The Nitrospira sp. region CTGTGTCCCCAATGCGGCCGCGAAGGCCAGCCGGTCGATCGGACCACCGTTCAGGCTCTGCTCAAGCCTGAGGCACTGGGTGAGGTGAATGGCAGCCAGTATGTGTTCTGTGAGACTCCGCACTGCCCGGTCGTGTACTACGCCGCCGATGGAACTGAGTTCGAGAAGAATCAGGTCCGGGTGCGGGTGGGCCTGAAGGAGACGGAGGATCCGGTTCCGATCTGTTATTGCTTCGGCGTGACGGAGCGGATGATCCACGAGGACATTCAGCGGACCGGACGGTCCTCGGCGTTCGCCCGCATTCGGGCCGAGGTCAAGGC contains the following coding sequences:
- a CDS encoding (2Fe-2S)-binding protein, with protein sequence MTDCCKAPAEPTQLGDRVLCPQCGREGQPVDRTTVQALLKPEALGEVNGSQYVFCETPHCPVVYYAADGTEFEKNQVRVRVGLKETEDPVPICYCFGVTERMIHEDIQRTGRSSAFARIRAEVKAGNCRCEVENPSGRCCLGDVIKTEKLAAQVTR